One genomic segment of Manis javanica isolate MJ-LG chromosome 7, MJ_LKY, whole genome shotgun sequence includes these proteins:
- the B3GALT1 gene encoding beta-1,3-galactosyltransferase 1 — protein MASKVSCLYVLTVVCWASALWYLSVTRPTSSYTGSKPFSHLTVARKNFTFGNIRTRPINPHSFEFLINEPNKCEKNIPFLVILISTTHKEFDARQAIRETWGDENNFKGIRIATLFLLGRNADPVLNQMVEQESQIFHDIIVEDFIDSYHNLTLKTLMGMRWVATFCSKAKYVMKTDSDIFVNMDNLIYKLLKPSTKPRRRYFTGYVINGGPIRDVRSKWYMPRDLYPDSNYPPFCSGTGYIFSADVAELIYKTSLHTRLLHLEDVYVGLCLRKLGIHPFQNSGFNHWKMAYSLCRYRRVITVHQISPEEMHRIWNDMSSKKHLRC, from the coding sequence ATGGCTTCAAAGGTCTCCTGTCTGTATGTTTTGACAGTTGTGTGCTGGGCCAGCGCTCTCTGGTACCTGAGTGTAACTCGACCCACTTCTTCCTACACTGGCTCCAAGCCATTCAGCCACCTAACAGTTGCCAGGAAAAACTTCACATTTGGCAACATAAGAACCCGACCTATAAACCCACATTCTTTTGAATTTCTTATAAATGAACCTAACAAATGTGAGAAAAACATTCCTTTCCTTGTCATCCTCATCAGCACCACCCACAAAGAATTCGACGCCCGCCAGGCAATCCGAGAGACGTGGGGGGATGAGAACAACTTTAAAGGGATCAGGATAGCCACTCTGTTTCTCCTGGGCAGGAACGCCGACCCTGTCCTCAATCAGATGGTGGAACAGGAGAGCCAGATCTTCCATGACATCATCGTGGAAGACTTCATTGACTCCTACCATAACCTTACCCTCAAAACATTAATGGGGATGAGATGGGTGGCCACTTTTTGTTCAAAAGCCAAGTATGTCATGAAAACAGACAGTGACATTTTTGTAAACATGGACAACCTTATTTATAAACTATTAAAACCCTCCACCAAGCCAAGAAGAAGGTATTTTACTGGCTATGTCATCAACGGAGGACCCATCCGGGATGTCCGCAGTAAGTGGTACATGCCAAGGGATTTGTACCCTGACAGCAACTACCCGCCATTCTGTTCAGGGACTGGCTATATCTTTTCGGCTGATGTGGCTGAACTCATTTACAAGACCTCACTCCACACAAGGCTGCTGCACCTTGAAGATGTATACGTGGGACTGTGTCTCCGCAAACTGGGTATACATCCTTTTCAGAACAGTGGCTTCAATCACTGGAAAATGGCCTACAGTTTGTGTAGGTATCGCCGAGTTATCACGGTGCATCAAATCTCCCCAGAAGAAATGCACAGGATCTGGAATGACATGTCAAGCAAGAAACATCTCAGATGTTAA